One genomic region from Curtobacterium sp. 9128 encodes:
- a CDS encoding Fic family protein has product MHQDTTTRITDWPRHERAERPWRSGVRGPRADRLCTAVTTWIPPRIATARYRAAPGDDALLDRAVAALRRLDREHGTRIGALGGVLARTEAVASSRIEDEHAGLDDYARAVVGVRANDSATVMVAATRASGRLVTDAASGTITADSVRAAHLDLMRDDPLDGRDAGRYRTVQNWIGGGSSPRLATYVPPPPDLVPEAMADLLVFLARDDLHPVAQAAIAHAQFESIHPFTDGNGRIGRALIGAVLRRRGVSSTTVPIATALVADRSRYFDHLVRYRFGSVHDFVADLAIAIGTACDEAALTALVLDEHAADAARRLPWDVGALFHDPVMTEDDLTALAAESGRSPDDLAIDLERAGIIRSVTSRRRRRAWLVRDVATEVDAFAERVRSTVDMDHLRRRLDVAAA; this is encoded by the coding sequence GTGCACCAGGACACGACGACACGGATCACCGACTGGCCGCGCCACGAGCGAGCCGAGCGGCCGTGGCGGAGCGGGGTGCGTGGACCGCGCGCCGACCGGCTCTGCACCGCGGTGACCACGTGGATCCCACCACGCATCGCGACCGCCCGGTACCGTGCGGCACCCGGCGACGACGCGCTGCTCGACCGGGCGGTCGCCGCGCTCCGACGGCTCGATCGCGAGCACGGCACGCGGATCGGCGCACTCGGCGGTGTCCTCGCCCGGACCGAGGCAGTGGCGTCCTCCCGCATCGAGGACGAGCACGCCGGCCTCGACGACTACGCCCGCGCCGTCGTCGGTGTCCGTGCGAACGACAGCGCGACCGTGATGGTGGCCGCGACCAGGGCGTCGGGCCGCCTCGTCACGGACGCGGCGTCCGGCACGATCACGGCGGACTCCGTCCGTGCCGCGCACCTCGACCTGATGCGGGACGACCCCCTGGACGGACGCGACGCCGGCCGGTACCGGACCGTCCAGAACTGGATCGGCGGTGGCAGCAGCCCGCGGCTCGCGACGTACGTCCCGCCACCACCGGACCTGGTCCCGGAGGCGATGGCGGACCTCCTGGTGTTCCTCGCCCGCGACGACCTGCACCCCGTCGCCCAGGCCGCGATCGCCCACGCCCAGTTCGAGTCGATCCACCCGTTCACCGACGGCAACGGGCGCATCGGGCGGGCGCTGATCGGCGCGGTCCTGCGACGCCGGGGTGTCAGCAGCACGACCGTGCCGATCGCGACCGCGCTCGTCGCCGACCGTTCCCGGTACTTCGACCACCTGGTGCGCTACCGGTTCGGGTCCGTCCACGACTTCGTCGCCGACCTGGCGATCGCGATCGGGACCGCCTGCGACGAAGCGGCACTCACGGCGCTGGTGCTCGACGAGCACGCTGCGGATGCGGCACGACGTCTGCCGTGGGACGTCGGCGCGCTGTTCCACGACCCCGTCATGACCGAGGACGACCTCACCGCCCTCGCAGCGGAGTCGGGCAGGTCGCCGGACGACCTGGCGATCGATCTCGAGCGGGCCGGCATCATCCGGTCCGTGACGTCCCGCCGCCGCCGACGGGCCTGGCTCGTGCGGGACGTCGCGACGGAGGTCGACGCGTTCGCCGAGCGCGTTCGATCCACCGTCGACATGGACCACCTGCGCAGGCGTCTCGACGTCGCTGCGGCCTAG
- a CDS encoding CYTH domain-containing protein — MTDTHLEIERTYDLPDGAELPDLIGAGGILQVDHQDPFELDATYWDTERYDLVASRVTVRRRTGGPDAGWHIKRAESDTVRHEQHFPLTDDADTVPEAVLAALFTERRGRGLHPVVRITTTRTVTRLLDEDGDQVAELADDRVSAQRLDADAPADPRTWREVEVETVEGVDPQIAHEFLGSLDGRFAAVGAGPAAVASKLARGLAGAPAPRLQSAEKPEKGTTARILTKRLRKLRSALLSQEARLRSGDTADLRHAAGTALEIAAILETYRSAFASGDAGDRAASAADGLANVTARAALAEYLIDRLPRASTPAQDDLVDAMTRERILASTRERRDHAVRDVVAFLHGEPFLELLDALDDAVERPAPTPWALRSPKHVAQDVTAVVKPEVRELVRAAVADDESETAAEREAADRATTERAWQGTMRARMAMDVLGDDAFPHALWKRIGTAADVLTERVRSLHALDALRTNAGIAERGGEGTFGYGVLAGDRVRLAEESYDEAVHALNRV, encoded by the coding sequence GTGACGGACACGCACCTCGAGATCGAGCGCACGTACGACCTTCCAGACGGAGCCGAGCTCCCCGACCTCATCGGGGCAGGAGGGATCCTGCAGGTCGACCACCAGGACCCGTTCGAACTCGACGCCACGTACTGGGACACCGAGCGCTACGACCTCGTCGCCTCCCGCGTGACGGTCCGCCGTCGCACCGGGGGACCCGATGCCGGCTGGCACATCAAGCGCGCCGAGTCCGACACGGTCCGACACGAGCAGCACTTCCCCCTCACCGACGACGCCGACACCGTTCCCGAAGCCGTCCTCGCCGCGCTCTTCACCGAGCGCCGGGGCCGCGGACTGCACCCCGTCGTGCGCATCACCACCACCCGGACCGTCACCCGCCTCCTCGACGAGGACGGTGACCAGGTCGCCGAACTCGCTGACGACCGCGTCAGCGCCCAGCGCCTCGACGCGGACGCCCCCGCGGACCCGCGCACCTGGCGCGAGGTCGAGGTGGAGACCGTCGAGGGCGTCGACCCGCAGATCGCCCACGAGTTCCTCGGGTCGCTCGACGGCCGCTTCGCCGCCGTCGGAGCCGGCCCTGCCGCCGTCGCGTCCAAGCTGGCACGTGGGCTGGCAGGTGCACCGGCACCGCGCCTCCAGTCCGCGGAGAAGCCCGAGAAGGGCACGACCGCACGGATCCTCACCAAGCGACTCCGCAAGCTGCGTTCCGCACTGCTCAGCCAGGAGGCCCGGCTCCGCTCCGGCGACACGGCCGACCTCCGCCACGCCGCCGGGACGGCACTCGAGATCGCCGCGATCCTGGAGACGTACCGGTCGGCGTTCGCGTCGGGCGACGCGGGTGACCGTGCCGCCTCGGCGGCCGACGGCCTGGCGAACGTCACGGCGCGTGCGGCGCTCGCGGAGTACCTCATCGACCGGCTGCCCAGGGCGTCGACGCCGGCGCAGGACGACCTCGTCGACGCGATGACGCGCGAGCGGATCCTCGCGTCGACGCGGGAGCGGCGCGACCACGCGGTGCGCGACGTCGTGGCGTTCCTGCACGGTGAGCCGTTCCTCGAGCTCCTCGACGCCCTCGACGACGCCGTGGAGCGTCCGGCGCCGACGCCGTGGGCGCTCCGCTCCCCGAAGCACGTCGCGCAGGACGTCACCGCCGTCGTGAAGCCCGAGGTCCGGGAGCTCGTGCGCGCGGCGGTCGCCGACGACGAGTCCGAGACCGCCGCCGAGCGTGAAGCAGCCGACCGTGCGACGACCGAGCGGGCGTGGCAGGGCACGATGCGCGCCCGGATGGCGATGGACGTGCTCGGGGACGACGCGTTCCCGCACGCACTCTGGAAGCGCATCGGCACCGCAGCGGACGTCCTCACCGAGCGCGTGCGGTCACTGCACGCACTCGACGCGCTGCGCACGAACGCCGGCATCGCCGAGCGCGGTGGCGAGGGGACGTTCGGGTACGGCGTGCTCGCGGGGGACCGGGTCCGCCTGGCCGAGGAGTCCTACGACGAGGCGGTGCACGCGCTCAACCGCGTGTGA
- a CDS encoding S9 family peptidase has protein sequence MSSEHGATTPPTADKRPVTRSHHGIDFVDDYEWLRDKESPDTVAYLEAENAYTAAATDHLAPLRDRIFGEVKGRVQETDLSVPVRTGGWWYFTRTSEGSQYGVQCRAPISDPDDWTPPSLDGGADALPGEEVVLDGNVLADGHDFFSLGSYDISDDGTRLVYGVDVEGDERYTLHVRDLTTGQDLDDVVENTGSGATFDPSGRYVFYPTVDDSWRPDRIWRHTVGTAATDDVVVFEEPDDRYWVGVGVTRSSQYIVIELGSKITSEAWILDAADPTGDFHVVWPRRDGVEYEIEHAIVGGSDRLLVLHNDGAENFELVDVPADDPTSETDRRVVVAHHAERRIESVDAFAGHLALEYRAEALPRVAIIPIEGDGFGDAHEVPFDEALFSAGLGGNPEWDQPTLRIGFTSFVTPSEVSDLDLATGQVTVLKRQPVLGGYDPADYVQERDWATAPDGTRVPISLVWRRDAVDAGTPSPLHLYGYGSYEHSIDPGFSVMRLSMLDRGVVFAVAHVRGGGEMGRHWYENGKTLTKKNTFTDFVAVADHLIETGRTTAGQLVAEGGSAGGLLMGAVANIAPDRFAGILAAVPFVDALTSILDPDLPLTVIEWDEWGDPLHDAEVYRYMSEYTPYENVRDDVQYPAILAVTSINDTRVLYVEPAKWTAKLREVGAPVLLKTEMAAGHGGVSGRYASWKERAFELAWLLDTLGLAEVSPAAATAAPIAS, from the coding sequence GTGAGCAGCGAGCACGGAGCGACCACCCCGCCCACCGCCGACAAGCGCCCGGTCACCCGGTCGCACCACGGCATCGACTTCGTCGACGACTACGAGTGGCTGCGTGACAAGGAGTCCCCGGACACCGTCGCGTACCTCGAAGCCGAGAACGCCTACACCGCGGCCGCGACGGACCACCTGGCCCCGCTGCGCGACCGCATCTTCGGCGAGGTCAAGGGCCGTGTGCAGGAGACCGACCTTTCGGTGCCGGTGCGCACGGGCGGGTGGTGGTACTTCACCCGCACCAGTGAGGGCAGCCAGTACGGCGTGCAGTGCCGGGCGCCGATCAGCGATCCGGACGACTGGACGCCGCCGTCACTCGACGGTGGCGCCGATGCCCTCCCCGGGGAAGAGGTCGTCCTCGACGGAAACGTCCTCGCCGACGGCCACGACTTCTTCTCGCTCGGCTCGTACGACATCTCCGACGACGGCACCCGGCTGGTGTACGGCGTCGACGTCGAGGGCGACGAGCGCTACACCCTGCACGTGCGGGACCTGACGACCGGGCAGGACCTCGACGACGTCGTCGAGAACACCGGGTCCGGTGCGACGTTCGACCCGTCCGGCCGCTACGTCTTCTACCCCACGGTGGACGATTCCTGGCGTCCCGACCGGATCTGGCGCCACACCGTCGGCACCGCCGCGACGGACGACGTCGTCGTCTTCGAAGAGCCCGACGACCGGTACTGGGTGGGCGTCGGGGTCACCCGGTCCTCGCAGTACATCGTGATCGAGCTCGGGTCGAAGATCACCTCGGAAGCCTGGATCCTCGACGCTGCCGACCCGACTGGCGACTTCCACGTGGTGTGGCCGCGTCGGGACGGCGTGGAGTACGAGATCGAGCACGCCATCGTCGGCGGCAGCGACCGGCTCCTCGTCCTGCACAACGACGGCGCTGAGAACTTCGAGCTCGTGGACGTCCCCGCCGACGACCCCACCTCCGAGACCGACCGCCGTGTCGTCGTGGCGCACCATGCGGAACGCCGCATCGAGTCCGTCGACGCCTTCGCCGGGCACCTCGCGCTCGAGTACCGTGCCGAAGCGCTGCCCCGTGTCGCGATCATCCCGATCGAGGGCGACGGGTTCGGCGATGCGCACGAGGTCCCCTTCGACGAGGCGCTCTTCTCCGCCGGCCTCGGCGGCAACCCGGAGTGGGACCAACCGACGCTCCGCATCGGGTTCACGTCGTTCGTCACCCCGTCAGAGGTGAGCGACCTGGACCTCGCGACCGGGCAGGTGACGGTGCTGAAGCGCCAGCCGGTCCTCGGCGGCTACGACCCCGCCGACTACGTGCAGGAGCGCGACTGGGCAACGGCTCCCGATGGCACGCGCGTGCCGATCTCCCTCGTGTGGCGTCGTGACGCCGTCGACGCTGGGACGCCGAGCCCGCTGCACCTCTACGGGTACGGCTCGTACGAGCACTCCATCGACCCCGGGTTCAGCGTGATGCGGCTGTCGATGCTCGACCGGGGCGTCGTGTTCGCGGTGGCGCACGTGCGCGGTGGCGGCGAGATGGGACGCCACTGGTACGAGAACGGCAAGACCCTCACGAAGAAGAACACCTTCACCGACTTCGTCGCGGTCGCCGACCACCTCATCGAGACCGGTCGCACCACGGCGGGACAGCTCGTCGCCGAGGGCGGCAGCGCGGGCGGACTCCTGATGGGCGCCGTCGCGAACATCGCCCCCGATCGCTTCGCCGGCATCCTCGCCGCGGTGCCGTTCGTCGACGCCCTGACGAGCATCCTCGACCCCGACCTGCCGCTCACCGTCATCGAGTGGGACGAGTGGGGCGACCCGCTGCACGATGCCGAGGTCTACCGCTACATGAGCGAGTACACCCCGTACGAGAACGTCCGCGACGACGTGCAGTACCCGGCGATCCTCGCGGTGACGTCGATCAACGACACCCGGGTGCTCTACGTCGAGCCGGCGAAGTGGACGGCCAAGCTGCGGGAGGTCGGTGCTCCGGTGCTCCTCAAGACCGAGATGGCGGCGGGCCACGGCGGGGTGAGCGGGCGGTACGCGTCCTGGAAGGAGCGAGCGTTCGAGCTCGCTTGGCTCCTCGACACGCTCGGTCTCGCCGAGGTCTCGCCCGCGGCAGCGACCGCAGCACCGATCGCGTCCTGA
- a CDS encoding aminoglycoside phosphotransferase family protein, which translates to MWPNHERVIPEAFVGSGTTVVAARAHSVEPSGNGYLYGYEVDTVDRNGQRGTVLTYVDTGGTHDQNSALVTDPSTGEPVSVWAYPNDPGLPVLPQVTYRDAVAELLTTLGMPVTNPTLTVAAYRPGKRAVVRVDAPEGTLFLKVVRPHRVAPIVKTHEQFVAAGLPVPRVLSSRGDGLLVLERIRGVPAGSRILDIADDPRFVASLAALTGRIATVPMTQQARADAMDHADWHRRTLVSALPQDALQIDELYDAIGRRSIGWNNSDKQVVHGDLHLEQVFVDDAEPWRISGLLDIDTAGWGYPVRDIGAVVAHLVVTGLWHRSRGDADRGAAAERLADAIARDWATRNPAGAERLGPAIGAQLLAHAGGQATTGSANGIATAEQLLAATRAALAEPAPVLPAEPTARPRSAPRV; encoded by the coding sequence GTGTGGCCCAATCACGAGCGAGTCATCCCGGAGGCATTCGTCGGCTCCGGAACCACCGTCGTGGCCGCACGCGCCCACTCGGTGGAGCCATCCGGGAACGGGTACCTGTACGGCTACGAGGTCGACACGGTCGACCGGAACGGCCAGCGCGGGACCGTCCTGACGTACGTGGACACCGGTGGGACGCACGACCAGAACAGCGCGCTCGTCACGGATCCGTCGACGGGTGAACCGGTCTCGGTGTGGGCGTACCCGAACGACCCCGGTCTCCCCGTCCTGCCGCAGGTGACCTACCGCGACGCCGTCGCCGAGCTCCTGACCACGCTCGGGATGCCGGTGACCAACCCGACCCTGACGGTGGCGGCCTACCGTCCGGGCAAGCGCGCCGTGGTCCGGGTCGACGCGCCGGAGGGCACGCTCTTCCTCAAGGTCGTCCGGCCGCACCGCGTCGCGCCGATCGTGAAGACCCACGAGCAGTTCGTGGCGGCGGGGCTCCCGGTGCCCCGCGTCCTCTCGAGTCGCGGTGACGGTCTGCTCGTGCTCGAGCGGATCCGCGGCGTGCCGGCGGGCAGCAGGATCCTCGACATCGCCGACGACCCGCGCTTCGTCGCGTCGCTCGCCGCGCTCACCGGACGCATCGCGACGGTGCCGATGACCCAGCAGGCCCGCGCCGACGCCATGGACCACGCGGACTGGCACCGGAGGACCCTGGTCTCGGCGCTGCCGCAGGACGCGCTGCAGATCGACGAGCTCTACGACGCGATCGGCCGCCGTTCGATCGGGTGGAACAACTCCGACAAGCAGGTCGTGCACGGCGACCTGCACCTCGAGCAGGTCTTCGTGGACGACGCCGAACCGTGGCGGATCTCCGGACTGCTCGACATCGACACGGCGGGATGGGGCTACCCCGTCCGCGACATCGGCGCCGTGGTGGCGCACCTCGTCGTCACCGGGCTCTGGCACCGCTCCCGCGGCGACGCCGACCGCGGTGCCGCCGCTGAACGGCTCGCCGACGCGATCGCGCGTGACTGGGCAACCCGCAACCCCGCCGGGGCCGAGCGGCTGGGACCGGCCATCGGTGCCCAGCTGCTGGCACACGCCGGAGGGCAGGCGACCACGGGCTCCGCGAACGGCATCGCCACCGCGGAACAGCTGCTGGCGGCGACACGTGCCGCGCTCGCGGAACCGGCCCCGGTCCTCCCGGCCGAGCCCACGGCCCGCCCGCGGTCCGCACCGCGCGTCTGA
- a CDS encoding mycoredoxin, which produces MSETITRDAFVPEAGAVTMFTTTWCGYCARLKNQMSKAGVPFREVDIEATPGTAELVAEVNGGNQTVPTLVFPDGSTATNPSLAEVQSRI; this is translated from the coding sequence ATGAGCGAGACGATCACCCGCGACGCGTTCGTGCCCGAAGCCGGCGCGGTCACCATGTTCACCACGACCTGGTGCGGTTACTGCGCACGGCTGAAGAACCAGATGTCGAAGGCCGGTGTGCCGTTCCGCGAGGTCGACATCGAGGCCACCCCTGGCACCGCCGAGCTCGTCGCCGAGGTGAACGGCGGCAATCAGACCGTGCCGACGCTGGTGTTCCCCGACGGCAGCACCGCGACGAACCCCTCCCTGGCCGAGGTGCAGTCCCGCATCTGA
- a CDS encoding response regulator transcription factor, which produces MRLLVVEDDDEMRALMERGLAAEGYRVTAVENGVEALIALGEQAFELAVVDVMMPGMSGFELARRIREREDPVRILLVTARDAVDDRVFGLDAGADDYLTKPFAFAELTARLRALGRREAAGAPRTIEVGDVSIDSEARRVSIQGQRVAVSPTEFALLRLLARSVGTVVDRPKILEEVWDGSQHVDPNVVEQYISYLRKKLTSHEATVAISTVRGRGYRLDLLGS; this is translated from the coding sequence ATGCGGTTGTTGGTGGTCGAGGACGACGACGAGATGCGCGCCCTCATGGAACGCGGTCTCGCTGCCGAGGGGTACCGCGTCACCGCGGTCGAGAACGGTGTCGAGGCGCTCATCGCGCTCGGTGAGCAGGCATTCGAGCTCGCGGTCGTCGACGTGATGATGCCAGGCATGTCCGGGTTCGAGCTCGCTCGACGGATCCGGGAACGCGAGGACCCCGTCCGCATCCTGCTCGTCACCGCCCGCGACGCCGTCGACGACCGGGTGTTCGGTCTCGACGCCGGTGCCGACGACTACCTCACGAAGCCGTTCGCCTTCGCCGAGCTCACCGCCCGACTGCGAGCACTCGGCCGGCGCGAGGCGGCCGGAGCACCGCGGACGATCGAGGTCGGCGACGTCTCGATCGATTCCGAGGCCCGACGCGTCTCCATCCAGGGCCAGCGCGTCGCCGTCAGCCCGACGGAGTTCGCGCTCCTGCGGCTGCTCGCCCGTTCCGTCGGCACCGTGGTCGACCGCCCCAAGATCCTCGAAGAGGTCTGGGACGGGTCGCAGCACGTCGACCCGAACGTCGTCGAGCAGTACATCTCGTACCTCAGGAAGAAGCTCACGTCGCATGAAGCGACGGTCGCGATCTCCACCGTGCGTGGCCGCGGCTACCGGCTCGACCTGCTCGGTTCCTGA
- a CDS encoding SNF2-related protein: protein MARSGTRRAAGGTRTASRRTRPLDNDGVIPVLARAVREVEAAAQRGPLKTSNRTKFQAVALLMREERARVKADTTLTDAQRAEQMKRLDGVAQILAKTAARDTSVIQLLAEEASVSEATRTVKRDMMIAGGVEMQPEDLVIAAEPAPVAVAQERAVVPQAVVQRQLANPFLPPDFALADQPVAHPRRLANWELFGPLFKSFEYGAGGGAATMPLPEPPTQHSASGTTLMKHQAELIAAAADGHRTFLLADEPGLGKTAQSLLAAEAANAFPLLVVVPNVVKTNWAREAERWVPNRRATVIHGDGDDLDGFADIVIVNYEILDRHVGWLGAFGFKGMVVDEAHFIKNKDSQRSKFVLQLAEKIRSRTLSPLLMALTGTPLINSVEDFRTIWEYLGWIDDKKPRAKLMNELEEIGLTPADPGFFSEARRAVIDMGIVRRRKVDVAADIPARRIADIPVELDGEEGRSIRDAERELTAKLVRRYHQALDARTGQDPVVGIDHKLVRQVARWELEDQDASSTGENVFSMVRRIGRAKAQLAADYAAQLASNVGKVVFFAKHLDVMDQAEEVFARRGLRTATVRGDQTPAQRTAEIDSFVNDPDVAVIVCSLTAAGVGLNLQVASNVVLAELSWTSAEQTQAIDRVHRIGQEEPVTAWRIIAAQTIDTKIADLIDSKAGLAARALDGSDEEVVDSGDIQLDAMAALLTEALGG from the coding sequence TTGGCTCGATCAGGCACGCGGCGTGCAGCCGGTGGGACGCGGACCGCGTCGCGCCGGACCCGGCCGCTCGACAACGACGGTGTCATCCCGGTGCTCGCCCGCGCCGTGCGCGAGGTCGAGGCGGCCGCGCAGCGCGGACCGTTGAAGACGTCGAACCGCACGAAGTTCCAGGCGGTCGCGCTGCTCATGCGCGAGGAACGCGCCCGGGTGAAGGCGGACACGACCCTCACCGACGCGCAGCGCGCCGAGCAGATGAAGCGGCTCGACGGTGTCGCGCAGATCCTCGCGAAGACCGCAGCGCGGGACACCAGCGTGATCCAGCTGCTCGCCGAAGAGGCATCGGTGTCGGAAGCGACGCGCACCGTGAAGCGGGACATGATGATCGCCGGTGGCGTCGAGATGCAGCCGGAGGACCTCGTCATCGCGGCGGAGCCCGCCCCGGTCGCGGTCGCGCAGGAACGCGCCGTCGTCCCGCAGGCGGTCGTGCAGCGCCAGCTCGCGAACCCGTTCCTGCCGCCGGACTTCGCCCTCGCGGACCAGCCCGTCGCGCACCCGCGTCGTCTGGCGAACTGGGAGCTGTTCGGCCCGCTGTTCAAGTCGTTCGAGTACGGCGCAGGCGGGGGAGCGGCGACGATGCCGCTCCCAGAGCCGCCGACGCAGCACTCCGCGTCGGGCACCACGCTCATGAAGCACCAGGCCGAGCTCATCGCCGCAGCCGCCGACGGGCACCGCACGTTCCTGCTCGCCGACGAGCCGGGTCTCGGCAAGACGGCGCAGTCGCTCCTCGCAGCCGAGGCCGCGAACGCGTTCCCGCTCCTCGTCGTGGTGCCGAACGTCGTCAAGACCAACTGGGCCCGCGAAGCCGAACGCTGGGTGCCGAACCGCCGCGCCACGGTGATCCACGGTGACGGCGACGACCTCGACGGGTTCGCGGACATCGTCATCGTGAACTACGAGATCCTCGACCGGCACGTCGGCTGGCTCGGCGCCTTCGGGTTCAAGGGCATGGTCGTCGACGAGGCGCACTTCATCAAGAACAAGGACTCGCAGCGGTCGAAGTTCGTGCTGCAGCTCGCCGAGAAGATCCGCTCCAGGACCTTGTCGCCGCTGCTCATGGCCCTGACGGGGACGCCGCTCATCAACTCCGTCGAGGACTTCCGCACCATCTGGGAGTACCTCGGCTGGATCGACGACAAGAAGCCCCGCGCGAAGCTCATGAACGAGCTCGAAGAGATCGGGCTCACCCCGGCCGACCCCGGCTTCTTCAGCGAGGCCCGTCGCGCCGTGATCGACATGGGCATCGTCCGACGCCGCAAGGTCGACGTGGCGGCGGACATCCCCGCCCGGCGCATCGCGGACATCCCGGTCGAGCTCGACGGCGAAGAGGGTCGATCGATCCGCGACGCCGAGCGCGAGCTCACCGCGAAGCTCGTCCGCCGGTACCACCAGGCGCTCGACGCCCGCACCGGTCAGGACCCGGTCGTCGGCATCGACCACAAGCTCGTGCGGCAGGTCGCCCGCTGGGAGCTCGAGGACCAGGACGCCTCGTCGACCGGCGAGAACGTGTTCTCGATGGTCCGGCGGATCGGCCGCGCGAAGGCGCAGCTGGCGGCGGACTACGCGGCGCAGCTGGCGTCGAACGTCGGCAAGGTCGTGTTCTTCGCGAAGCACCTCGACGTCATGGACCAGGCCGAGGAGGTCTTCGCACGCCGGGGCCTGCGGACCGCCACCGTCCGCGGCGACCAGACGCCGGCCCAGCGCACGGCGGAGATCGACTCGTTCGTGAACGACCCCGACGTCGCCGTGATCGTCTGCTCGCTCACCGCGGCGGGCGTGGGGCTCAACCTGCAGGTCGCGTCGAACGTCGTCCTCGCCGAGCTCTCGTGGACCTCTGCCGAACAGACCCAGGCGATCGACCGCGTGCACCGCATCGGGCAAGAGGAACCGGTCACCGCGTGGCGCATCATCGCGGCGCAGACCATCGACACCAAGATCGCTGACCTCATCGACAGCAAGGCGGGGCTGGCAGCGCGCGCGCTCGACGGCTCCGACGAAGAGGTCGTCGACTCCGGCGACATCCAGCTCGACGCGATGGCAGCGCTGCTGACCGAGGCGCTCGGCGGCTAG
- a CDS encoding FUSC family protein, with amino-acid sequence MNPVARLRSSSRTPFLQVVKTAVAVVAAVLLCQVVINGPFPTFAAIAALLVVQPSINQSFVKGLERSAGVVLGVLLATGLHFALGDSVWVVLLVIVVAILIAWALRLTPTSATQVAISGMLVLTAGIVTPNYSADRILETVLGAAVALVVNAVIVPPVLLGPAHLAVARLARDTAVAFERVAIGLTEGWDRDRWHDALLRARSLRQQHAKAEAALTSAQESLTMNPRGGRHRTILERDVVVTEHLRVLVTRVTGMTRAIQDNTAPDLRADPMVGRIATEVARIGADVRALGAQVESAVVASATSSSVSASAADGFDDPAEPALTAPLEVVRPNSRHWILIGALLEDIRRVREELLGEDD; translated from the coding sequence GTGAACCCCGTCGCGCGCCTCCGCAGCTCGAGTCGCACGCCGTTCCTGCAGGTCGTCAAGACGGCGGTCGCGGTCGTCGCGGCGGTGTTGCTGTGCCAGGTCGTCATCAACGGCCCGTTCCCGACCTTCGCGGCGATCGCGGCGCTCCTCGTCGTGCAGCCGAGCATCAACCAGTCCTTCGTGAAGGGCCTCGAGCGGAGCGCCGGTGTCGTGCTCGGGGTGCTGCTCGCCACGGGGCTGCACTTCGCGCTCGGTGACTCCGTGTGGGTCGTGCTGCTCGTCATCGTGGTCGCGATCCTCATCGCGTGGGCCCTGCGGCTGACCCCGACCTCGGCCACGCAGGTCGCGATCAGCGGCATGCTCGTGCTCACCGCAGGGATCGTCACGCCGAACTACTCCGCCGACCGGATCCTCGAGACCGTGCTCGGCGCCGCCGTCGCGCTCGTCGTGAACGCCGTCATCGTGCCGCCGGTCCTGCTCGGCCCCGCACACCTGGCCGTCGCCCGGCTCGCCCGCGACACCGCGGTGGCGTTCGAGCGGGTGGCGATCGGACTCACCGAGGGCTGGGACCGCGACCGTTGGCACGACGCCCTCCTCCGTGCACGATCCCTGCGACAGCAGCACGCCAAGGCCGAGGCGGCCCTGACCTCCGCGCAGGAGTCCCTCACGATGAACCCCCGCGGTGGGCGGCACCGCACCATCCTCGAGCGCGACGTCGTCGTCACCGAGCACCTGCGTGTGCTCGTCACCCGCGTGACCGGGATGACCCGCGCGATCCAGGACAACACCGCGCCGGACCTCCGTGCCGACCCGATGGTCGGGCGGATCGCCACCGAGGTCGCCCGGATCGGTGCCGACGTCCGGGCGCTCGGCGCCCAGGTCGAGTCGGCCGTCGTGGCGTCGGCGACCTCGTCGTCGGTCTCCGCGTCCGCCGCGGACGGGTTCGACGACCCTGCGGAGCCCGCGCTGACGGCACCGCTCGAGGTCGTGCGGCCGAACTCCCGGCACTGGATCCTCATCGGGGCGTTGCTCGAGGACATCCGCCGCGTCCGCGAGGAGCTCCTCGGCGAGGACGACTGA